Below is a genomic region from Burkholderia pseudomultivorans.
CTGGGAGCCGATAGGTGTTGCTGCAAGGAGTGGTTGAGCCGTTCCCGCAAGTCAGTCAAACCATGCCATCGCGCATGGAATCAAACATACATAGGAGACAGACCGTGCCACTGGCCGTGCTGAGCGCATCCCATACGCCTCTGATGAAAGACGGCGTCACCACGGATGATGTCCGCCTTGCTGTGAAACTCGGTTTTCGCGAACTCGCCGAACGCGCTGAGCAGTTCGAGCCCGACCTCGTCATCCAGTTTGCGCCTGATCACTTCAACGGATTCTTCTACGACGTAATGCCGAGTTTTTGCGTCGGCATTAACGCGTCGTCTGTTGGTGACTGGGGCACGTCCACCGGCGCGCTACCTGTTGCATCGACTGAAGCTCAGGAGTTGAGTGAATTCCTGGTTGAAGAAGGCTTCGATATCGCCGTGTCGTATCGCATGCAGGTCGACCACGGGTTCGTGCAAATCTGGGAAGAAATGTTCGGCGACTTTTCCCGATATCCAACCATCCCGATTTTCATCAACTGCGCTGCGCCGCCGCTTCCTACTTTCAGGCGCGCCCGGCTCCTTGGCGAGGCTGTGGGCCGTTGGGCCGCGGCGACAGGAAAGCGTGTGCTGTTCTCGGCATCGGGCGGCCTGTCTCACGACCCGCCCACGCCGAGCATCGCCACCTCCCCCGATGAGGTGAAGGAACGCCTCATTGACGGCCGCAACCCAACTGAGGAAATGCGCCACGTACGCGAGCAACGTGTCCTGACCGCAGGCGCCCTCGCGTATGCAGGCGAGCCGGGGATCTTGCCGGTGGATGCAGATTGGGACGCGACCTTCATCCAGCAGCTTCAGTCCGGAAACCTGTCGCAACTCGATGCGATGACGACGAAGGAGGTCCGCGAAAAAGCGGGCCGCGGCGGTCCGGAAGTTCTCGCCTGGGTTGCGGCCTTCGCCGCGCTTTCGGTCGACGGTGAATACAAGGCCGACCTCATTTACTAAGAAGCCATCCAGGGCTGGATTGCTGGCATGGCAATGATGTTCGCTCAATCGAAGAAACCGCGCGCATGAGCGCGCAGGTGCGAATACAGGAGATATGTCATGAGTATCAGAACAGGAAAGCAGTTCATCGAGGGTCTTCGCAATCGTCCGCGAGACGTGTGGGTGCGCGGTGAGCGCGTGGAGGACGTAACGACTCATCCGGCATTCAAGGGCGCTGTCGAGCAGTTGGCGGCGCTCTATGACACGCAGCATGACCCGGAACTGCAGGACAAGGTCACCTACGTCGTGCCGGAGACCGGTGAGCGTGCTGGTCTTGCGTTTATGCCGGCGAAGTCGGCTGACGACCTTCGCAAGCGTCGTGAAGCGTATCGCATCTGGGCGGAAACGAATTTTGGCCTCATGGGCCGCTCGCCGGACTTCATGAACGTCACGCTACTCGCATTCTGGGAAGCACGCGATGACTTCGCGAAAGGCGGCGAGCAGTTTGGCGAGAACATTGTCAAGTACTACGAGTACATCCGCGACAACGACCTCTTCCTGAGTCATGCGCTCATCACGCCGCAGAACGACCGCTCGAAGCAGTCGTCGGAGCAGGCGAGCATGCACCTTCGCGTAGTGAAGGAAACGTCGGGAGGAGTTTACGTCAGCGGCGCGCGCATGATTGCGACCCTCGGCCCAGTCTCCGACGAAATGATTATGTACAACCTGCCGCAGTTCAAGGCAGGCGATGAAGACCACGCGCTTATCTTCGCGGTCCCGACGGACGTGAAGGGTCTGCGCCAGATTGCTCGCGACCCGTACTACGTCGAGGCGCACGAGAGCTACGACCATCCGCTGTCGATGCGCTTCGAAGAAAGCGACTCGCTGCTTATCTTCGACAACGTCTTCGTGCCGTGGGAGCGTGTTTTCTGCTATCGGCAGGTGGAACTTTCGAACAAGCTGTATTCGCATACCGGAGTCCGTAATCACACCGCACACCAGACGAATACTCGTGCGCTCGTGAAGATGCAGTTCTCAGTCGGACTCGCCATTGCCGTGGCGAAGTCCATCAAGGCTGACCAGTTCCTCCACGTACAGCAGATGCTCGGCGAACTGCTTGGCTACATCGAACAGGTAAAAAGCGCGCTGGTACGTTCCGAGTACGAGTCCGAGCTTTCGGAAGTTGGCACCGTCCGCCCGTCGCTCGCTCCGTTGCAGGCAATTCGAACGATGCTTCCCTTCGCGTATCCGCGCGTCATCGAAGTGTTGCAAACCATCGGTGCGGGCGGCTTCATGCTTATGCCGAGCGGAGCTGATTTCCGTGCGCCGGAGCTTTCCGACGACCTCGCGCTGTACTACCAGGGTGCCGGTGGCATGCCTTCCGTGGAACGCGTGCGTCTCTTCAAGCTCGCATGGGACCTCGCGGGCGAAGCATTCGGCCAACGCCTCGTGCAGTACGAGCGCTACTACGCCGGCGACCCGGTCCGCAATCTCGCGATGAACTACCTGAGCAACCAGAGCCCGGACATGCAGCGCCTCGTGGATAACGCATTGGCACTCGCAGGCCAGCCGGAAGCGGGAAGAGACATCACGGCTAGCTCTGTCAAAGAGCTGGAGCCCGCTCTGGACTAACCAAGTCGATGTGGTCTGCGAACAGGGCCTGTTCCCGGACCACTCGCTGCACAGGAGCGAACCATGTCTTCAATCAACGTTACGGATGCCGCGTCGGAACGCAAGTGCGACATATCCGCGGCTGACTTTCGCCATGCACTCGGCCATTTCGCGACGGGCATTACCGTGATTTCGACGCTGGATGCACAGGGCAAGCCTTATGGCGCGACCGTGAGTTCGTTCGCGTCGCTGTCGCTCGACCCGCCGCTCATTCAGTGGAGCCTAACCACGACGTCGTACTCGTATCCCATCTTCAGTCAGGCAACGCACTTCGCGGTGAACATCCTGGCCTCGGACCAAGAGGATGTCTCGAGAATTTTCTGTAAACCGCTGGACCGCTTCTCGCATGTCGATTCGGTGGAAGGTATCGAAGGTCTTCCGCTCGTTGCAGGTTGCCTCGGCTGGATTGAGTGTGTGCGTGAACGCGAAGTCGAAGCAGGCGACCACACCATCTTCATCGGCCGCGTGCTCCGTACGCGGGTCGCCGAAAAGTCGCCGCTCCTGCATTGGCGGGGAGCGTACCACCCACTTGAAGTCGGCGCGCTCTCCTGACTTTTCCGTTGCTGCCGCAACACTCAAAGAGGTTTTCCATGTCTGACGCAACCATTGACCGACCGGCTCTCGATAGTGCGAACGTTGCCGCGCTGGCTGCGGAACTGCGTAATTGCTTCGAGACCGGGCAAACGGTTGCCCCCTTGCGCACACGCACCACGTGCGATGGCGTTGACACGGCGTACGCAATCCAGGATGCCAACACCAGCTTCTATGAAGGACAAGGCCGCCGCCTGGTCGGCCGAAAGATTGGCCTGACCTCCAAGGTCGTACAGGCGCAACTTGGCGTCGACCAACCGGACTTCGGGATGCTGTTCGCAGATATGGCGGCAGGTGAGGGCGAAGAAATCGCAGTGACACGTCTGCACCAGCCGAAGGTTGAAGCTGAGATTGCGCTCATCCTCGGGCAGGACCTCGACATCGAACGACCGACCATTGCGGATGTGATTCTCGCGACTGCGTATGTTGTGCCGGCGCTCGAAATTGTTGGCAGCCGTGTCTCGAACTGGGACATCCGGATTTTCGACACCGTTGCTGATAACGCCTCGTCGGGCATGTTCGTCCTCGGTGGTCCGGCCCGCCGAATTGATGACCTAGATTTGCGCGGTCTTCAGATGACGATGCGACGCGAGCATGCGGGCGTAACCACAGGCCCGAATGTGGTTTCCACCGGCAGCGGAGCCGCCTGTCTTGGCCATCCCTTGAACGCCGCGGTCTGGCTCGCGGGGGAAGTGGCAAGGCGCGGCCGCCCGCTCAAGGCCGGCGACGTAGTGTTGACCGGCGCACTTGGTCCGATGGTTGCGGTCACCGCTGGCGACACGTTCGTTGCCCAACTGTCGGGACTCGGCGAAGTCACGGCTAAATTCGTTTAAGAGGTTTGCAATGTCCAAAACCAAAGTGGCCATCGTCGGTTCCGGGAACATCGGTACCGACCTGATGATTAAAGTACTTCGCCTGTCGGACGTACTCGAAATGGGGGCTTTCGTTGGCATCGACCCTGAATCCGACGGTCTCAAGCGTGCAGCCCGTTTGGGCGTGCAGACGACCGCAGAAGGCATCGAAGGCCTCACGCGCATGTCTGGCTTCGAAGACATCAAGATTGTCTTTGATGCGACATCGGCTGGCGCCCACAAAAAGCACGACGCCATCCTGCAACAGCATGGCAAGCGCGTCATCGACCTCACGCCGGCTGCGATTGGCCCGTACACCGTGCCTTGTGTGAACGGCGAAGCCAACCTCGACGCACCGAACGTGAACATGGTGACCTGCGGTGGGCAAGCGACCATTCCGATTGTCGCTGCTATCAGTCAGGTCGCGATTGTCCATTACGCGGAAATCGTCGCGTCGATTTCGTCGCGCTCGGCCGGCCCTGGCACGCGAGCAAACATCGACGAATTCACGGAAACCACTTCAAAGGCAATTGAAGAGGTGGGTGGCGCGAGGCGTGGCAAGGCAATCATCGTACTGAACCCGGCGGAGCCACCGCTCATCATGCGCGATACCGTCTACGCACTTTGCGATAGCGCCGATGAGGAGGCGATTGCCGCTTCCATCGACGCGACGGTAGCGAAGGTTCACGCCTATGTTCCGGGGTATCGCCTGAAGCAGCAGGTCCTGTTTCACCATTACACCAAAGAGAACCCACTCTACATCGCGGAAATGGGCCAGTCGTTCAGCGGGACGAAAGTAACGGTCTTTCTCGAGGTTGAGGGCGCGGCGCACTACCTGCCGGCTTATGCAGGCAACCTCGACATCATGACTTCTGCGGCACTGTCGACCGCTGAGCGCATCGCGCGGCGTCAAGCGCAGGAAATTAGCAAAGCGGAGGCGCTGTGAGTACCGAAATCAAATCTAAGCTGTACATCCAGGACGTGACCCTGCGTGATGGTATGCACGCCATCCGGCATCAGTACAGTCTCGACCACGTCCGCGCCATCGCCAAGGCGCTCGATGACGCGAAGGTCGACGCTATCGAGGTCGCTCATGGCGATGGCCTTTCGGGTGCAAGCTTCAACTACGGGTTTGGTGCCCATACGGACTGGGCGTGGATTGAAGCTGTCGCCGAGGTCATCTCGCACGCGAAGC
It encodes:
- a CDS encoding 3-carboxyethylcatechol 2,3-dioxygenase, with product MPLAVLSASHTPLMKDGVTTDDVRLAVKLGFRELAERAEQFEPDLVIQFAPDHFNGFFYDVMPSFCVGINASSVGDWGTSTGALPVASTEAQELSEFLVEEGFDIAVSYRMQVDHGFVQIWEEMFGDFSRYPTIPIFINCAAPPLPTFRRARLLGEAVGRWAAATGKRVLFSASGGLSHDPPTPSIATSPDEVKERLIDGRNPTEEMRHVREQRVLTAGALAYAGEPGILPVDADWDATFIQQLQSGNLSQLDAMTTKEVREKAGRGGPEVLAWVAAFAALSVDGEYKADLIY
- a CDS encoding 4-hydroxyphenylacetate 3-hydroxylase family protein, whose product is MSIRTGKQFIEGLRNRPRDVWVRGERVEDVTTHPAFKGAVEQLAALYDTQHDPELQDKVTYVVPETGERAGLAFMPAKSADDLRKRREAYRIWAETNFGLMGRSPDFMNVTLLAFWEARDDFAKGGEQFGENIVKYYEYIRDNDLFLSHALITPQNDRSKQSSEQASMHLRVVKETSGGVYVSGARMIATLGPVSDEMIMYNLPQFKAGDEDHALIFAVPTDVKGLRQIARDPYYVEAHESYDHPLSMRFEESDSLLIFDNVFVPWERVFCYRQVELSNKLYSHTGVRNHTAHQTNTRALVKMQFSVGLAIAVAKSIKADQFLHVQQMLGELLGYIEQVKSALVRSEYESELSEVGTVRPSLAPLQAIRTMLPFAYPRVIEVLQTIGAGGFMLMPSGADFRAPELSDDLALYYQGAGGMPSVERVRLFKLAWDLAGEAFGQRLVQYERYYAGDPVRNLAMNYLSNQSPDMQRLVDNALALAGQPEAGRDITASSVKELEPALD
- a CDS encoding flavin reductase family protein, which codes for MSSINVTDAASERKCDISAADFRHALGHFATGITVISTLDAQGKPYGATVSSFASLSLDPPLIQWSLTTTSYSYPIFSQATHFAVNILASDQEDVSRIFCKPLDRFSHVDSVEGIEGLPLVAGCLGWIECVREREVEAGDHTIFIGRVLRTRVAEKSPLLHWRGAYHPLEVGALS
- a CDS encoding 2-keto-4-pentenoate hydratase — its product is MSDATIDRPALDSANVAALAAELRNCFETGQTVAPLRTRTTCDGVDTAYAIQDANTSFYEGQGRRLVGRKIGLTSKVVQAQLGVDQPDFGMLFADMAAGEGEEIAVTRLHQPKVEAEIALILGQDLDIERPTIADVILATAYVVPALEIVGSRVSNWDIRIFDTVADNASSGMFVLGGPARRIDDLDLRGLQMTMRREHAGVTTGPNVVSTGSGAACLGHPLNAAVWLAGEVARRGRPLKAGDVVLTGALGPMVAVTAGDTFVAQLSGLGEVTAKFV
- a CDS encoding acetaldehyde dehydrogenase (acetylating) → MSKTKVAIVGSGNIGTDLMIKVLRLSDVLEMGAFVGIDPESDGLKRAARLGVQTTAEGIEGLTRMSGFEDIKIVFDATSAGAHKKHDAILQQHGKRVIDLTPAAIGPYTVPCVNGEANLDAPNVNMVTCGGQATIPIVAAISQVAIVHYAEIVASISSRSAGPGTRANIDEFTETTSKAIEEVGGARRGKAIIVLNPAEPPLIMRDTVYALCDSADEEAIAASIDATVAKVHAYVPGYRLKQQVLFHHYTKENPLYIAEMGQSFSGTKVTVFLEVEGAAHYLPAYAGNLDIMTSAALSTAERIARRQAQEISKAEAL